Proteins encoded by one window of Salvia splendens isolate huo1 chromosome 5, SspV2, whole genome shotgun sequence:
- the LOC121802404 gene encoding ATP-dependent RNA helicase DBP4-like, whose protein sequence is MSDYDSDAPEEFTSEQGMQQDEEIRKVQKENKARVVREGKERRRQWAQNLTPRSLPKKDITEHEMENETREEHLVNEGMLPDNIVKLLAEREKKVFSSDSEDEKVEKKSKRRKTRKSGLEPVILKDIPAAQCVESSLEFLKKRKMQVSRSSAVLNNSNQALRLLSKSGLLK, encoded by the exons ATGTCGGATTACGACTCCGATGCACCAGAGGAGTTCACCTCCGAGCAG GGGATGCAACAAGATGAAGAGATAAGAAAAGTGCAAAAGGAAAATAAGGCCAG GGTAGTGCGTGAAGGGAAAGAACGTCGCAGACAGTGGGCACAAAACTTGACCCCACGGTCATTGCCCAAAAAAGATATCACCGAACATGAGATGGAAAATGAAACAAGGGAAGAGCATCTAGTTAACGAAGGAATGCTACCAGATAACATTGTCAAACTTCTTGCAGAGCGTGAGAA AAAAGTTTTCTCATCGGACTCTGAGGATGAGAAAGTTGAGAAGAAGTCAAAGAGAAGAAAGACGAGAAAATCTGG GTTAGAACCTgttatattgaaggacatacCAGCTGCGCAATGTGTAGAAAGCTCACtggaattcttaaagaaaagaaaaatgcagGTTTCAAGATCATCTGCAGttttgaacaattcaaaccAAGCATTGCGCCTCCTGTCAAAGTCTGGCTTACTAAAGTGA
- the LOC121802230 gene encoding protein JINGUBANG-like has protein sequence MMNNSDSSPHKRATFSSWLHSDPFLFRGAGQRSFRYLPAPSLESHHHTRLLGSLIRKEGHIYSLAASGDLLYTGSESKSIRVWKNQKEFSGFKSNSGLVKAIIISGERIFSGHQDGKIRIWKASRKDPTFHKRVGTMPTLRSMIKISFNPSNHVRKAHTDAISCLSLSEDKSLLYSASWDKTFKVWRISDSKCLESVTAHDDAVNALVTACDGFVFTGSADGTVKVWRRQVVGLKTKHFLTQTLLNLDCAVTALTVDPSGRFLYCGSSDGFVNYWECGTFLCHGGVLRGHKLAVLCLATVGKLVLSGSADTNVCVWRRDGGEHVCLSVLTGHSGPVKCLAAEEEDTEDETGAYWRIGGGRNYILYSGSSDKSVKIWKVTQAPRAPPRLPSRPYRKMADFLYGASTCKIAAAEQDHARPMFNQAS, from the coding sequence ATGATGAACAACTCAGATTCCAGCCCCCACAAAAGGGCAACATTCTCCAGCTGGCTCCATTCGGATCCCTTCCTCTTCCGGGGGGCGGGGCAGAGAAGCTTCCGCTACCTCCCCGCCCCCTCCTTGGAATCTCATCATCACACGCGTCTGCTCGGCTCCCTCATCCGTAAAGAGGGCCACATTTACTCCCTTGCTGCCTCTGGCGACCTCCTCTACACGGGCTCCGAGAGCAAGAGCATCCGGGTCTGGAAGAATCAGAAGGAATTCTCCGGCTTCAAATCCAACTCCGGCCTCGTTAAGGCCATCATCATCTCCGGAGAACGGATCTTCTCCGGTCACCAGGACGGCAAGATCCGAATCTGGAAGGCATCGCGCAAGGATCCCACATTCCACAAGCGCGTGGGCACAATGCCGACCTTGCGATCGATgatcaagatctccttcaatccCAGCAACCACGTTCGAAAAGCGCACACCGACGCCATCTCATGCCTCAGCCTGAGCGAGGACAAATCCCTGCTCTACTCCGCCTCCTGGGATAAGACCTTCAAGGTATGGAGGATCTCCGACTCCAAATGCCTCGAGTCCGTCACGGCGCATGATGACGCCGTGAACGCCCTCGTTACCGCATGCGACGGCTTCGTGTTCACGGGGTCGGCGGACGGCACTGTTAAGGTGTGGCGGAGGCAGGTGGTGGGGCTGAAGACGAAGCATTTCCTGACACAGACGCTGCTGAATCTGGACTGCGCCGTGACGGCACTGACCGTGGACCCCTCCGGCAGGTTCCTCTACTGCGGGTCGTCGGACGGCTTCGTGAACTACTGGGAGTGCGGGACTTTTTTATGCCACGGCGGGGTGCTGCGGGGCCACAAGCTGGCGGTGCTGTGCCTGGCGACGGTGGGGAAGTTGGTGCTGAGCGGGTCGGCGGACACcaatgtgtgtgtgtggagGAGGGACGGTGGGGAGCACGTATGCCTGTCAGTGCTGACGGGGCACAGCGGGCCTGTCAAGTGTCTGGCGGCCGAGGAGGAAGATACAGAAGACGAGACGGGAGCCTACTGGCGCATTGGCGGCGGAAGGAACTATATCTTGTATAGCGGCAGCAGTGATAAGTCAGTCAAGATATGGAAGGTGACGCAGGCGCCACGAGCCCCACCGCGCCTGCCCTCTCGGCCCTACCGCAAGATGGCAGACTTTCTCTACGGAGCTTCCACCTGCAAGATTGCTGCGGCTGAGCAGGATCATGCACGTCCTATGTTTAATCAGGCTTCATGA